Part of the Pseudomonadota bacterium genome is shown below.
CGCCGATCGGAAAGCAGAAACGCTATCCCGCGCTCACCTTGACGGTGATCCATGCCGAAGAGCGCGGGACGCCGAAAAACAGAAAGAAGATCGATTGGAAGCTGATCACCGATCTGCCTGTTGGTTCCCGCGCGGACGCCATCGCGAAGCTCGAATGGTACGCTTTGAGATGGAAGATCGAGGTGTTCCACAAGATCCTCAAATCGGGCTGCAAGGCCGAGGAGTCGAAGCTCAGGACCGCCCAGCGTCTGACCAATCTGGTCTCGGTCTTTTGCATCCTGAGTTGGCGGATCTTCTGGATGACGATGCTCAATCGTTCAGCTCCGGACGCGCTGCCAACTCTCGCATTGACCGCGACCGAAATCGCCGTGCTCGATCGCCTCGTGAGCGACAAGCCGCAAGCTCGGCGGAAAACGCTCTCGCATTATCTGACCAAGATCGCCCGGCTCGGCGGCTATCTCGCCCGCGCCAACGATCCTCCGCCCGGCAACACCGTCATGTGGCGCGGGCTTTCGCGCCTGACCGACATCGCGCTCGGAGCCATGGTCGGAGTCGAAATTGTGGGTAATTGAAAGGCATGTTCCAGCGAACACGTCACTTCGCTCCGACATTCAGGGCCTGGGATCAATCTGACGCTAGCGCGGCAATCGGAGAGATCGCCGCGGACGCGATGTCGATGCTCGACGCGTCCGTCCTGTGGCCAGCGCATCCGATGGAAGACGGCTTGCAGGACGGGAACGGGTCCCTGTACTTCGGCGCGGCCGGGGTCGTCTGGGCTTTGGATTACCTGCATCGGGTTCAAACCGTCGCCGACGCGCACGACCTTGCAGCGGCGCTGACGGTAGCCCTGGAGCGAAACGCTCCTTGGTTCGCTGAGACAGCCTATTCCGGCCACGCGTCCCTGCTGATGGGAGAGCTGGGCATCCTGCTGGTTCAGATGCGCGTCGCGCCGAACCCAGGCCTTGCCGAGAAAATCTACGCACTCGCTGCGTCAAACAGCGACTTACCAATAGTGGAGCTCATGTGGGGATTGCCGGGCTCCATGCTCGCCTGCGTCCATATGCAGGCCATGACCGAAGATGCCGGGTTCAAGGCTTTGTTCCAGGTGCAAGCCGCCCGGCTGTTGGCCGAGCTCGAGATGGTCGACGACGGTCCGATCTGGATACAGGATCTGTATGGCCGCAAACAGCGTTTCCTCGGCCCGGTGCATGGCTTCGCGGGCAACATGCTGCCGCTTCTCCGTGGCTGGGATTGGCTGACCCCCGGACAGCGCGCCGTCATTGCTGATGCGGTGCCGCGTACCCTTGCGGCGCATGCGGTTCACTCGGCGCTGGGCGCAGCCTGGCCGGCGGTCGTGCCGAGCAGCCGGTCGCCGGTGCTGTGCCAGCACTGCCACGGCGCCCCAGGCATGGTGACCGCATTTGCGGAGGCGCCCTTCTCCGCGCCGGACTTCGAGGCATTGCTCCTTCGCGGCGGAGAGTTGACCTGGAACGCCGGGCCGCTCGCCAAGGGATCGAACCTGTGCCACGGCACCGGGGGCAACGGCTACGCCCTACTCAAGCTCTATAAGCGGACGGGCGACCCGCTCTGGCTGGAACGTGCGCGGGCGTTCGCCATGATCGCAATTGACCAGGTCCGGGACGCTCGTGCCACATTCGGACGCGGCCGCTACTCGCTATGGACCGGAGATGTAGGTCTTGCGGTCTATCTGTGGGATTGCATCACGGGCGAGCCGCGATTTCCGACCATCGATGTGCTCTGAGCCGTCGGGTCACCGATCTCTATTTTCGGGTTTTAAACCTCATTTCGGCGCTTCAGGAACGCCAACCGCAAGCCCGGCCAATCAGACCTCCGATGAATTAGATTTTCTATCTCAAAGCATGCGAAATCATCGTTTGTTGCATCGCGGAAACCTCCCCAATTCCATGGCTAGACGGGCGCCGAGGCGTCTGTAGACGTGCCGAGTGGGAGTAATCCGCCATGACCACGCTAAGCTTTCATGACTGGCGTCTGGCCGCCGCACAAAAGCCCTCCCAGAGCGAAGGCGGCAGAGCCGTCGCAACCGTTACAAATCTCATCCGGACCTGGCGGGAGCGCGCCCGCCAGCGCCGCGAGCTTGCTTTGCTTGATGCCAGAGATCTCCGCGACATCGGCATCAGCATTTATGATGCGGAGTACGAGATCTATAAGCCATTCTGGCGCGACTGAGCCGACCCTCTCCCTCGCCCAATCCCCGAAGGACCTCCTGTCGATGAGCTCATCCCCGATGACGGCCGCGCCGGCCGCCAAGCGCCTGCACTATGCCTGGATCGTGCTCGCCGTCTCGTTTCTGACCTTGCTGACCGCGGCGGCGACCAGGGCGACGCCGGGCGTGCTCCTCGTGCCCTTGGAGCAGGAGTTCGGTTGGTCGCGGGCCACCATCTCGCTCGCGGTCTCGATCAATCTCGTGCTGTTCGGTCTCATGGGTCCGTTCGCCGCCGCCTTGGTCGAGCGCCTCGGCGCCCGGGCGACGATGATGCTGTCCTTGGGCATGGTCGCCATCGGCGTGGCGCTGACGACCTTGATGACCGCATCCTGGCAGCTCATCCTGCTCTGGGGGGTGGTGGTCGGCGGCGGCACCGGCATGACCGCGCTCGCGTTGGGCGCCACCGTGGTCAATCGCTGGTTCACCCATCGTCGCGGCCTAGCCATGGGCATGCTGACGGCGAGCAGTGCCACGGGCCAGCTCATCTTCCTGCCGCTCTTGGCGACGTTGGTGCAGGACTGGGGTTGGCGATGGGCGGTCATCGTGGCGGCCGCGATCGGCCTTGCCATGGTGCCGATCATCGGCCTCTTCATGCGCAATCATCCGCACGATCTGGGATTGAATCGCCTGGGCGAGCCCGGCGTGGCCGAAGCGCCCAAGCCCAGCGCGGTCAATCCGGCGGTGATGGCGCTCGATGCCTTGCGGGAGGCGATGGCGTCCAGGAACTTCTGGCTCTTGTTCGGCAGCTTCTTCATCTGCGGGCTCTCGACCAATGGGCTCATCGGCACGCATTTCATCGCCGCCTGCATCGACAACGGAATTTCCGAGGTGAGCGGCGCCGGCCTTCTGGCCGTCATCGGCGCCTTCGACTTCGTCGGCACGCTGGTCTCCGGCTGGCTCTCCGACCGCTGGAACAACCGCGTGCTCTTGTTCTGGTATTACGGCCTGCGCGGGCTCTCGCTCCTGTTCCTCCCCTACGCCTTCGATGTCTCCTTTTACGGCCTGTCCTTGTTCGCGGTGTTCTACGGGCTGGATTGGGTGGCGACCGTGCCGCCCACGGTCAGGCTGACCGCCGACGTCTTCGGCCGCGATAAGGCCGGGCTCATCTTCGGCTGGATCTTCACCGGCCACCAGCTCGGCGCCGCGGTCGCCGCCTTCGGCGCCGGCGCCATCCGCACCGGCCTCGACGACTATCTCCTCGCCTTCATCATCGCCGGCGGCTTCTGCCTGGTTGCGGCGCTGATGTCGCTCGCCGTCGGGCGGGCGGGCAGCGAAGGCAAGGTGCCGGTGGCGGCGGCAGCGGCGCGCGGTTGAGCGGGGTCGACCGGATCACCCCTTTCAATCCCCCAGCGCAACGCCTTCACGCCTGGGGTCGGCGCCGCCCAGGAGGCCGGTGCGGGTGACTGCGATGCCATGCAGCCCGCTGGTGAATTCGCTGATCCGCGTCTCGTGGCCCATCGCCTTGAGGGAGGCGGCGAGCGCCGGCGCCGTGCTCGCCGTCTCGAGCTCGGTCACGCTATTGCGGCTGCCGACCAGCGGCAGGTCGATGGCGGCTTGGATGTCGTAGCGCCAATCGGCCCAAGCGACGATCGCCTTGGCAACGTAGTTGATGATGGCGCTGCCGCCGGGCGAGCCGATGACCATCGCCAAATGGCGGTGGCGATCGAAGAGGATGCTGGGGCTCATGGAGCTGCGCGGCCGCTTCGAGGCTTCGACGCGATTGGCCACGGGCTTGCCATCCTCGACCGGCGCGAAGGAGAAGTCCGTCAGCTGATTGTTGAGGAGAAAGCCGCGGACCATCAGACGCGAGCCGAACTGGTCTTCGATCGTCGTCGTCATCGACAAGGCATTGCCGGCATCGTCGACGATCGACATGTGGCTCGTGGACGGAAGCTCGAGCGCATCGTCGTTGCCCCAGAGCCGGCCGGCGAGAAGCGGCGGCTGGCCGGGTGCGGCGCGTTTCATGCTGGCGTCGGCTCGAATGAGCCGGGCTCGGCTTTTCAGGTAGGCGGCATCGATCATCCCTCTGACCGGAACGGCGACCACGTCCGGATCGGCGATGTAGAGACCGCGATCGGCATAGGCCAGACGCTCGGCTTCCGAGAGGAGATGCGCGGCCGCGACCGATGGCGGCTTCAGCGGTTTCAGCGCGAAGCCATCGAGAATGCCCAAGATTTGCAGGAGCGTGATGCCCCCCGAACTGGGCGGCCCCATGCCGCAGATCTCGTAGCGGCGATAGGGTCCGCAGACGGCAGGCCGTTCCTTGGCGCGGTACTCCGCGAGGTCGGCCAGTGTCAGGTCGCCGGCATTGGCAGCCTCGCGCACGGTCCGCACCATGTCGGCGGCGATCGGTCCGGCGTAGAACGCCTCGGCTCCGCCTTTGGCGATGGCGGAGAGGGTCTCGGCCAGCGCGGGGTTCGCAAGCCGCGTGCCGACTGCTTTGGGCGCGCCGTCGGGGTTGTAGAAATAGTCCTTGGCGGTGGGCGATTTCGGCAGATGGGCTTCGTCCTTCAGGAGCCCGTACAGCCTGGGCGAGATGGCGAACCCCTCGGTTGAAAGCCGAATCGCCGGCTCGAACAGCCTGGCCCAGGGCAGCCGCCCATGCGCCTTGTGCGCCATCTCCAGCATTCTGAGAACGCCCGGCACGCCGACCGAGCGGCCGCCGACGACGGCGTCATAGAAGCGCATGGGCTTGCCGTCGGCACCGAGGAAGCGGTCGGGCTTGGCCGAAGCCGGTGCCGTCTCGCGTCCGTCATAGCTGGTGATGCGCTTCTCCCGCGCCGACCAATAGACGATGAAGGCGCCACCGCCGATTCCCGAGGATTGCGGCTCGACCAAGTTCAGCACCATTTGCGTGGCGATCGCCGCGTCGATGGCGCTGCCGCCTTGGCGCAGCATGGCGCGGCCGGCCTCGGCCGCCAGCGGATTGGCGGCGGCGACCATGTGGTGCTTGGCTCTGGCGAGCGTCTTGGTCGTGGCGCCGGTGGCGGCATCCGGCGCCTGGTTCTGGGCAAGCGCTGGCGCCGGTAGGCCCGGCGTCAGCACCAAGCAGACGAGGGTGAGAAGGCGTGCCGAAAGAGGGCAGGTTTTGATCATGACCATGAGTTTAGCCATGGCCGATGCGTCCCGTCATCCAGCCATCCTCGGGGTCATGTTACTCTCCCTCCATGGCAGAGCTGCGGGCGGCCAATGATGCGGGGGATCAGACGCTGATCGACGCGCTGACCCAGGCCCGCGCTCACTATCAGGCCGGGCATGCCGCGGCGGCGGAGCAGGGCTACCGCCAGATCCTCGAGACTCATCCCAACCAGCCCGAGGCGCTGCACCTCCTCGGCTATCTCGCCTATCAGGCGGGGCGGCACGAGGCGGCGATCGAGCTCATCGGCCGCGCCGTCGCCTTCGGCGACGAAGCCGCGGCACCCCGCAACGATTTAGCCTTGGCGCTCTGGGCGTCCGGCAGACCCGAGGCGGCGGCCCAGTGCTGCCGAGCGGCGCTGGCGCTGAAGCCGGGCTTTCCCGAGGCCTGGCTCAATCTCGGCAATGCGCGCAAGGATCAGGGCGAGCCCGGCGGCGCCATCCAATGCTATCGCCGCACGCTGGCACTCGATCGGCGCCGGGTCGAGGCCTGGAACCAAATGGCGATCACCTGGATCGAGGAGGCGCGGTTCGACCTGGCCGAAAGCGCCTGCCTCAGCGTGCTCAGCCTGCGGCCGACCATGGCTGAAGCGCACTACAACCGGGCGCTGGCTCTTCTGGTGCGCGGCCGTTGGGGCGAGGCCTGGCCGGAATTCGAGTGGCGGCTGCGCGTGAAGGCGATGGCGAAGACCCGCGCCGATATCGCCGGCCGGCGCTGGGAGGGCGGCTCCTGGTCCGGCGATCGGGCCGAGGCACCCGTCGTCCTCGTTCATGGCGAGCAGGGGCTGGGCGATTCGATCATGTTCTGCCGCTTCGCCCCCTTGGTGGTCGCCCGCGGCTGGCAGGTGGTGCTGGCCGTCCAACCCGAGATCGTCGGGCTCTTGGCCGAGGGGCTGGATTCCGAGGAGCTCACGGTCGGGGTGATCCCGAACGCGGCCGAGGGCATCGACGTGGCGCTTCCGCCCTACGATTCGCAAGTCTCGCTGATGAGCCTGCCGGCCTTGTTCGCAACCGAGCCCGCGACCATCCCCCATGAGCCCTATCTCCGAGCCGATCCGAAGCGTCGGCAACGGTGGCGGGCGCGCATTCATGAAGCGGCTCCCAGCGGAATTCGGGTCGGCCTGGTATGGGCCGGCAATCCGCGTCGGGGCAATACGGCCGGTGCCGCCGTCGACCGCCGCCGGTCGCTCTCGCTCTCCCTGCTGGCGCCGTTGGGCGGCATCGAAGGAGCTCACTTCTTCGCCCTGCAGAAAGGCAAGGCCGGGCTCGAGGCCCTGCAGCCGCCGCCGGCGCTCGGGCTCGTCGATCTCGCTCCGGAGATTCGGGATTTCCGCGACAGCGCCGCCATCATCGCCGAGCTCGATCTATTGATTTCCGTCGACACCGCGGCCGCGCATCTCGCCGGCGCGCTTGGCTGCAAGGTGTGGCTCTTGAACCGCTTCGACACCGATTGGCGCTGGCTCTGGGAGCGCAGCGATTCCCCCTGGTATCCCTCGCTCACGATCTACCGGCAGCCCCGGCGCGGCGACTGGCAGGCGACGATCCAGAGAGTGTCGGTCGATCTGGAACGTCTCGCCCGCGAGCCTGGCGGGCTCAGCGCGCACCCCGGAGTTTGACGATCGGATCGACGGCGCGGGCTTCCGTGTCCCACGGAAACAGGATCCAGGTATCCTGGCTGACCTCGGTCACGTAGGTGTCGACCAGCGGGCGGCCCGCCGGCTTCGCGTAGACCGTGGCGAAATGCGCCTTCGGCAGTATGCCGCGAACCGCCTGGGCGGTGACGCCGGTGTCGACGAGGTCGTCGATGATGAGCCAGCCGCTGCCGTCGCCGGGGGAGCCCTTCAAGATCGTGAGCTTGCCTTGGGTACGGTCGTCATAGCTGGCGATGCAGACGGTATCGACCAGCCTGACGTCGAGCTCGCGGGCGACCACGGCGGCCGGCACCAGCCCGCCGCGGGAGATGGCGACGATGCCGGTCCAGGGTCCCTTTTCCAAGAGCCGCCAAGCCAGCGCCTTCGCATCGCGATGCAGCTCCTCCCAAGAAACCGGGAAGGTCTTGCGCTGGGCCGATTGCTGGGTCATGGGCTGGCTGTTCTCCGAGGCGGGAGTCTCTAGAGCGTGATCCGGTGAAGTGCAATCACCCCCTCACCCTTCCCTCTCCCCCAGTGGGGGAGAGGGTTGCGAAGGCTTGGCGAGGCGAAGCCGAGCCTAGCCGTAGCTGGGTGAGGGGGATTCCATCTCACCGGATCAGACTCTAATAGCGGAACCCGTGCCGTTCCGACAATCGGCTCATGCCGCCTGATCGGTCCGCCGGCGCACCCGTTCCCGGTGCAGCACATAGAGGCCGCTGGCGACGATCACCGAGGTGCCGGCGGCGGTCCAGGCATCCGGCAGGTCGCCGAACCAGAGATAGCCGATCGGCACCGCCCAGATGATCTGCACATAGGCAAAGGGCGCCAGCACCGAGGCTTGCGCCAAGGTGAAGGCCCTTATGTTCATGTAGTTGGAGAGAGCGGCGGTGCCGCCCATCAGCAGCATCAGCAGCCAGCCCTGGCCATCGGGCCAAACCCATTGGAAGGGGGCGATGGCGGAGGTGATGAGGGCGCCGGTGACGGCGGTGTAGGCGAGCGTGGTCGAGCCCGGGTCATGGCGGGTCAGAAGCCTGGTGTTCACCTGATAGAGGGCCTGCAGGACCGCGACCGCCAGCGGCAGGAACAGGGCCCAGTGCACATGGCCGAAGCCCGGCCGGAGCACGATGACGACGCCGAAGAAGCCCACCAGCACCGCGGCGATCCGGCGCGGACCGACGATCTCGCCCAGCATCGGCACCGAGAGCACCGTCACCAGGAGCGGGGCCACGAAGTAGATCGCGATCGCATCGGCGATGCCGATATAGCTGATGGCGAGCACATAGATGAAGGAAGAGCTGATCTGAAACAGAGACCGGCTGACCTGCAGGAGCGGCTTTGCGGTCCGGGCGAGGCGGCGCCAGCCATAGACCGGCAGGAACGGCAGCAGCGCCAAGAGCTGCAAGGTATGGCGCGCCCAAATGATCTCCGTCACCGGATAGAAACGGGTCAAATCCTTGCTCACGGCATCGACCGAGATGCCGATGCAGCCGCTCACCAGCACGAGGGCAATCGCAATGAGCACGCCGGAGCGTTCGCGCTCCCGGGCGGCGGCGCTGTCGGCGGACTCGAGCTTGGCGGCGCTCACGGTGCGAAAATCCTTGCCGCGGGAGCCGAAGGCGGAGGAGTGTGGCGGCACTTCTGAGCCTCGCCGGTCCCGACACGCCCGTGCCCAATCTGCTCCGCCTTCTCGGTCCGTTGCTGGCCAGCGTCTTGCTGATGCAGCTCGCGACCGGGCTCTTCGGCACGCTGGCGCCGCTCACCATGTCGCTTGCCGGCTTCTCCACGGAAACCGTGGGAACGATCGGCTCGGCCTTCTATCTGGGCCTGCTGGCGGGATGCATCATCGGCGGTCCGTTGATCGAGCGGGTCGGTCACATCCGCACCTTCGCCGGCTTTGCCGCGATCTCGGCCGCCGCACCCCTGGCGTTGCCGGTCTTCCTCGATCCCTGGGCGTGGGCCGGGCTCAGGGCCATTTGCGGCCTCGCCATCGCCGTGCAGTCGGTCGCCGTCGAAAGCTGGCTCAGCGCCAGCTCGAATGACGAGAATCGCGGGCGCGTGTTCGCGATCTACATGTTCCTGGCCTATCTCGCCACCGCGGGCAGCCAGTTTCTTCTCACCCTCGACGATCCAAGGAGCGGCCATCTCTTCAGCCTGGTGGCGGGGTTTTCCGCACTTTGCCTGGTGCCGATCGCGCTCGCCCGTTCGGCCAATCCGGCCTTGCCCGAGCATGCTCCCTTCGGTATCGCCGAGCTCTACCGCCTCTCGCCGCTCGGCTTCATCGGCTGCGTCGCCTCCGGCCTGTTGCAAGGCGCGCTCTATTCGCTGGGCCCGATCTTCGCTGCTTCGAGCGGGCTCGGCCTCGCCCAAGTCTCGACCTTCATGAGCGCGACCGTCATCGGGGCGCTCCTGCTGCAGCTGCCGATCGGCCGCTTCAGCGACCGCATCGATCGCCGCGTCATGCTGCTCGCCGTCGCCGCTGGAACCGCATTTGCCGCGGCGGCGATCGTGCTGGTCGCGGCCCGGATGCCGGCGGCACTCATGGTCGCCGCCCTGCTGTTCGGCGGCTTCGCCGCAACGATCTATCCGGTCAGCGTCGCCCACGCCAACGACTTCCTCCAGCCCAAGGATCGGGTGGCGGCCAGCGCCGGATTGCTGTTCGCCTACAGCGCCGGAGCGAGCCTCGGTCCGTTCCTGGCTTCGCTCGCCATGGGTCGGATCGGTCCGGCCGGGCTCTACATGTTCTTGGGCACCGTCGCCCTCGGCCTTGCCGGCTTCGTCCTCTGGCGCATGCGCCAGCGCCCGACGGTCGATGCCGCCGCGAAGGGCCGCTTTGCGTGGCTCAGCAGTCATTCGACGTCTGGCGCAAATCCGACAGGCGCCACCCCTCAGGCCAGCTCCGACCCATAGTAGAGCGTGACGGTGTGCTTGGCTTCGGCGAAGAAGAGCCAGCGCTCGACCAGGGTGCCCAAAAGCGCCGTCGCCGCCGCCAGCACCGCTTCGGTGCCGGTGAGCCAGGCCGGCCCGGTCAGGGAGGCGAGCGCAAATCCGAGCGGCAGCAGAAACCCGACGATTGTGGCGATGCGCCGGAGCTTCTCCGCATGCTTGCGGGCGATGACGAAGCCCATCTCGCTCATGAGATAGTTCTCGCCGGTATGCGGCGAGGCCAAGAGCCTGACCTTGCCCAGGCTCCCGAGGCCGGTGGCGCTCTCCGGTGTGGAAGCCGCCCGGCTGGTGTCGATGAAGCGCCAATACTGCGCCTTCAAGGTCCAGCCCAAGATGAGCGTCACGACCGCGATCCAGCCGATGGCCGGGTGGACGAGGCCGAAGACATGGGCGAGCGCATGCAAGAGCAAGGCGCCGGTCATCAGACCGAGGGCGAGATAGACCGGCACCACCCATTTGTTGTGCCAGCGTTGGATCGTCCGCAGGCTCCGGTAGATCATCGCCGTCGAGGCAATGGTCGCGAGCGAGAGGAGAATGCTGAGGAGCGCCAGCAGAGTCCAAGCCCCGTCGAGGACGCCGAGAACGACCCAGCCGAAGGCGAAGAGCCCGGCGGCGGGATATGTGGCCAATGCAGCCACACCTTCGCGGCTGAGCCAGGACGAGCGCCACTGGGAGACGGCGCGCCAGGCGCGCTCGGGATGGCCGAGATGCAAGGTCGAGGACAACAGACCCGCGGTCACCAGTGCCAACGCTGCACCGAAGGCTGCCGCTCCGAACCAGCGATCGGGCGGCAGCAAGCCCACAAGTGCTGCGACACCGAGCCACACCAGCAGCCCGTAGCCGGCGCCCGACGCCGTCGTGAAGAGGATGATCGAGAAGGCAGGATGCATGTCAGGCGCGGCTTCTCACGTCGACAGCATCCGATCGATCCAGGCCAAGAGGCGGTTCTCGACCGCGGGGGCTTTTGCCTGCAGACACGAGGACGCGCCGGTCGAGCCGGGTGCCGTCTTGCGCGGCCGCGGCGGCAGGTATTTGTTCACGGGCTTGTAGTCGAGCTCGGGCATGAGATCGTAGCCGCCGCGCTCGGCCACCAAGCGCGATACCGCGCTCTCCGGATCGCCCAGATCGCCGAAGTGGCGGGCACCCACCGGACAGGTCGACACGCAGGCCGGCACCCGCTCCACCTCTTCCAGGTTCTCGTTGTAGATGCGGTCGATGCAGAGCGTGCACTTCTTCATCACGCCGTCGTCTTCATCGTATTCGCGGGCACCATAGGGACAGGCCCAGGAGCAGAGCTTGCAGCCGATGCAGAGCTCGGCATTCACCAAGACGATGCCGTCCTCCGCCCGCTTGTAGGAGGCGCCGGTGGGGCAGACCTCGACGCAGGCCGGCGCCTCGCAGTGCAGGCAGGATTTGGGGAAGTGGACCGTGCGTCCGCCGTGGCTGTCTTCCGTCTCGAAGGCATGGATGCGGTTGAACCAGACACCCTTCGCCTGCGCCCCGTAGGGATCCTGATCGGTGAGCGGTGCGGAATGCCCGCCGGTGTTCCATTCTTTGCAGTTGACGGCGCAGGCGTGGCAGCCGACGCAGATGTCGAGATCGATGACGAGCCCGAGCTTCCGCGGGCCGGGATCGGCGGGAAGGCTGGTCATGCGCGCCGGCCTCGGAACCAGGCGCCGTAGCGGAGCTTCGTCGGCGGCGGCACCATGCCCGGCGGGCGCGGCAGGGCCTGGAAGTCCGGCTCCGTGGTCGGCGGCTCGCCCGCACCTGCCTTCTCGATGCGCACCTTGAGATCATACCAGGCGGCCTGACCGGTCACCGGATCGGCATTGGCATAGCGGTAGAATCCGTCCCGCTCCGGCAGGAGCTCGGAAATGACGTGGTTGAGGAGGAACCCTGTCGTCGCCTCCGGCGCGTCTTGTGCGAGATTCCACGCACCCCGGCGCTTGCCCACCGCATTCCAGGTCCACACCGTGTCGGGGTTGACGCCGTCCATCAGCTTGACCTGGCCCTTCACCCTACCGTGGTGGCTTTCGATCCACACCCAATCGCCGTCGGCGAGCCCCATTGCCTCGCCCCGCGCCCGCTCGAGGTAGAGCGGGTTCGTGCCATGGATCTGCCGCAGCCAGGCGTTCTGCGAGCCCCAGGAGTGATACATCGCCATCGGCCGTTGGGTGATGGCGTGGAAGGGAAAGCGCCTTCCGTCCACCAGCGCCTCCTCGAAGGGCTCGTGCCAGAACGGCAGCGGATCGAAATACTCGGCCACGCGCCGGCGATGCGCCTCGGGGGGCTGCACGCGCCCGTGGCCTTCCGCGGCCAGCCGGAACCGCTGCAGGGGCTCGCTATAGAGCTGCAGGATGATCGGCGCCTCG
Proteins encoded:
- a CDS encoding dimethyl sulfoxide reductase anchor subunit; the protein is MHPAFSIILFTTASGAGYGLLVWLGVAALVGLLPPDRWFGAAAFGAALALVTAGLLSSTLHLGHPERAWRAVSQWRSSWLSREGVAALATYPAAGLFAFGWVVLGVLDGAWTLLALLSILLSLATIASTAMIYRSLRTIQRWHNKWVVPVYLALGLMTGALLLHALAHVFGLVHPAIGWIAVVTLILGWTLKAQYWRFIDTSRAASTPESATGLGSLGKVRLLASPHTGENYLMSEMGFVIARKHAEKLRRIATIVGFLLPLGFALASLTGPAWLTGTEAVLAAATALLGTLVERWLFFAEAKHTVTLYYGSELA
- a CDS encoding MFS transporter is translated as MAALLSLAGPDTPVPNLLRLLGPLLASVLLMQLATGLFGTLAPLTMSLAGFSTETVGTIGSAFYLGLLAGCIIGGPLIERVGHIRTFAGFAAISAAAPLALPVFLDPWAWAGLRAICGLAIAVQSVAVESWLSASSNDENRGRVFAIYMFLAYLATAGSQFLLTLDDPRSGHLFSLVAGFSALCLVPIALARSANPALPEHAPFGIAELYRLSPLGFIGCVASGLLQGALYSLGPIFAASSGLGLAQVSTFMSATVIGALLLQLPIGRFSDRIDRRVMLLAVAAGTAFAAAAIVLVAARMPAALMVAALLFGGFAATIYPVSVAHANDFLQPKDRVAASAGLLFAYSAGASLGPFLASLAMGRIGPAGLYMFLGTVALGLAGFVLWRMRQRPTVDAAAKGRFAWLSSHSTSGANPTGATPQASSDP
- a CDS encoding DMT family transporter — encoded protein: MPPHSSAFGSRGKDFRTVSAAKLESADSAAARERERSGVLIAIALVLVSGCIGISVDAVSKDLTRFYPVTEIIWARHTLQLLALLPFLPVYGWRRLARTAKPLLQVSRSLFQISSSFIYVLAISYIGIADAIAIYFVAPLLVTVLSVPMLGEIVGPRRIAAVLVGFFGVVIVLRPGFGHVHWALFLPLAVAVLQALYQVNTRLLTRHDPGSTTLAYTAVTGALITSAIAPFQWVWPDGQGWLLMLLMGGTAALSNYMNIRAFTLAQASVLAPFAYVQIIWAVPIGYLWFGDLPDAWTAAGTSVIVASGLYVLHRERVRRRTDQAA
- a CDS encoding LanC-like protein; protein product: MFQRTRHFAPTFRAWDQSDASAAIGEIAADAMSMLDASVLWPAHPMEDGLQDGNGSLYFGAAGVVWALDYLHRVQTVADAHDLAAALTVALERNAPWFAETAYSGHASLLMGELGILLVQMRVAPNPGLAEKIYALAASNSDLPIVELMWGLPGSMLACVHMQAMTEDAGFKALFQVQAARLLAELEMVDDGPIWIQDLYGRKQRFLGPVHGFAGNMLPLLRGWDWLTPGQRAVIADAVPRTLAAHAVHSALGAAWPAVVPSSRSPVLCQHCHGAPGMVTAFAEAPFSAPDFEALLLRGGELTWNAGPLAKGSNLCHGTGGNGYALLKLYKRTGDPLWLERARAFAMIAIDQVRDARATFGRGRYSLWTGDVGLAVYLWDCITGEPRFPTIDVL
- the gpt gene encoding xanthine phosphoribosyltransferase, with product MTQQSAQRKTFPVSWEELHRDAKALAWRLLEKGPWTGIVAISRGGLVPAAVVARELDVRLVDTVCIASYDDRTQGKLTILKGSPGDGSGWLIIDDLVDTGVTAQAVRGILPKAHFATVYAKPAGRPLVDTYVTEVSQDTWILFPWDTEARAVDPIVKLRGAR
- a CDS encoding tetratricopeptide repeat protein, with translation MAELRAANDAGDQTLIDALTQARAHYQAGHAAAAEQGYRQILETHPNQPEALHLLGYLAYQAGRHEAAIELIGRAVAFGDEAAAPRNDLALALWASGRPEAAAQCCRAALALKPGFPEAWLNLGNARKDQGEPGGAIQCYRRTLALDRRRVEAWNQMAITWIEEARFDLAESACLSVLSLRPTMAEAHYNRALALLVRGRWGEAWPEFEWRLRVKAMAKTRADIAGRRWEGGSWSGDRAEAPVVLVHGEQGLGDSIMFCRFAPLVVARGWQVVLAVQPEIVGLLAEGLDSEELTVGVIPNAAEGIDVALPPYDSQVSLMSLPALFATEPATIPHEPYLRADPKRRQRWRARIHEAAPSGIRVGLVWAGNPRRGNTAGAAVDRRRSLSLSLLAPLGGIEGAHFFALQKGKAGLEALQPPPALGLVDLAPEIRDFRDSAAIIAELDLLISVDTAAAHLAGALGCKVWLLNRFDTDWRWLWERSDSPWYPSLTIYRQPRRGDWQATIQRVSVDLERLAREPGGLSAHPGV
- a CDS encoding MFS transporter encodes the protein MTAAPAAKRLHYAWIVLAVSFLTLLTAAATRATPGVLLVPLEQEFGWSRATISLAVSINLVLFGLMGPFAAALVERLGARATMMLSLGMVAIGVALTTLMTASWQLILLWGVVVGGGTGMTALALGATVVNRWFTHRRGLAMGMLTASSATGQLIFLPLLATLVQDWGWRWAVIVAAAIGLAMVPIIGLFMRNHPHDLGLNRLGEPGVAEAPKPSAVNPAVMALDALREAMASRNFWLLFGSFFICGLSTNGLIGTHFIAACIDNGISEVSGAGLLAVIGAFDFVGTLVSGWLSDRWNNRVLLFWYYGLRGLSLLFLPYAFDVSFYGLSLFAVFYGLDWVATVPPTVRLTADVFGRDKAGLIFGWIFTGHQLGAAVAAFGAGAIRTGLDDYLLAFIIAGGFCLVAALMSLAVGRAGSEGKVPVAAAAARG
- a CDS encoding DUF1127 domain-containing protein, with the protein product MTTLSFHDWRLAAAQKPSQSEGGRAVATVTNLIRTWRERARQRRELALLDARDLRDIGISIYDAEYEIYKPFWRD
- the ggt gene encoding gamma-glutamyltransferase; translated protein: MIKTCPLSARLLTLVCLVLTPGLPAPALAQNQAPDAATGATTKTLARAKHHMVAAANPLAAEAGRAMLRQGGSAIDAAIATQMVLNLVEPQSSGIGGGAFIVYWSAREKRITSYDGRETAPASAKPDRFLGADGKPMRFYDAVVGGRSVGVPGVLRMLEMAHKAHGRLPWARLFEPAIRLSTEGFAISPRLYGLLKDEAHLPKSPTAKDYFYNPDGAPKAVGTRLANPALAETLSAIAKGGAEAFYAGPIAADMVRTVREAANAGDLTLADLAEYRAKERPAVCGPYRRYEICGMGPPSSGGITLLQILGILDGFALKPLKPPSVAAAHLLSEAERLAYADRGLYIADPDVVAVPVRGMIDAAYLKSRARLIRADASMKRAAPGQPPLLAGRLWGNDDALELPSTSHMSIVDDAGNALSMTTTIEDQFGSRLMVRGFLLNNQLTDFSFAPVEDGKPVANRVEASKRPRSSMSPSILFDRHRHLAMVIGSPGGSAIINYVAKAIVAWADWRYDIQAAIDLPLVGSRNSVTELETASTAPALAASLKAMGHETRISEFTSGLHGIAVTRTGLLGGADPRREGVALGD